The nucleotide window TCTCTTTGTTTGCCAACCTTCTCTTTATTATAAACCCATAGCTTACTTAATGTTTCCATTGGGAAGTCATCAAACTTCCTCCATGTTTTAAGAATAACTTCATTTGTTAAAATAATAACACCCCTTTTACTAAATTAATTAACATTATAATAGTGGTTCTTCCCATAATACCCTTTATTGATGAGGGCTTACATTTCAAGATTATCCTAAAATCCCCACTCTACTCTTTCACGAATTAACAAGCTTTTGTACAAACTAGCTTATCAACCATAACAATTTAGTGATTTATTTGATAACTATTTTCAGAACTCGAAACTTAAACCATTCCCCACATTTTAGTAGGTCTAGTCATCGTTTTCCTTTCACCTCTTGTGTACTTTGTTGAAATAACGAATATAGAACATCGTTATTCTTTCACTAACACTACCTTTAGCGAACAAAAAAAATACTCAATGTTTAATAAATTCCATATTATGTAAATCGTTATTATTAATGACTACATCAGCATTCAATTGAGGTGAATCTTGCTCTAAATAAAATTTCGAAGCTGCATGATATCTTTTAATGAACATTTCTTCAGCTTCTTTATAACTTCCAAAGGCTCGTTCCTCTCGTTTAGCCCCTCTTTTTCTCGCTAATTCAAAATCAGTATGAACGAATATTTTAAAATCAAATAAATTAACCAATCCCTGCTTGAATAAAAATGTCCCATCTACAATGAAAATCATATCCTTGGTTGCTACTTTTATTTCTGGATTAACATACTCATCCTTTGCTAAATCTAAAGAAACCAATTGGTAATGAAGGTTTCCGCTTGGTCCTAGAGGAATTAGAAGCTTCTGCCTAAAAGACTCATAATCATGCGCATCCTCATAATACCCAATAGCTGATATCTTCCCTTGCTTATAACGAGTGGTTCTTGGATGATGAAAATTATCTATACTTGTTCTAATTACCTTCTTTTTTCTGGATAGAAGTTCCTCAGCAAGCTCATTAGCAAACGTCGTTTTTCCAGATGCCGTTATTCCACTAACTCCCACTCGCACAGGGTGATCTATTTTTAAATTTACTATTCTATCAGCTAAATCAGAAATAAGTTTGCTCCTCAACATTTAAGTGCCTCCTCTTATTAGTCTTTTGTAGTTCATCTCTCGATTTCATTCTCTTAATCTACTAACTAGGTCTCTGATAAGAATCAAAAAGGTTGTTATAGAAGGGAAAAACTGCTCAACGCTTTTACGAAAAAGACATTCTGACCGAGGAAAAATAGATGTTAGCCACTTTTTCTTCCCTACTTTAATGTAATTCTTTTATTCCAGTAATAATAGCTAACCACAAGTTTAATGTATATTCATCATTTAACACGTCGACTTTATATTTTCTACGTTCCAAAACATTCATAAATATAAGTGAAACTAGTTCTCCTTCGACACAAATATTGCTACTTTTGTCTTCAATTACAAACTTTTTTAAAGCAAAAGTATATTTTGCTTCGTACTCCTTTTTACCAATTAAAATAGTATATTCCTTAGAAAGTTGGTTCTTCAGCTTCTTCTTATATATCGCTTTTTCACTTACTGTTGCTACAATATCATTTTCTTCATTGTAAATATCAAATTTCTTGTTAATAATATTTTTTGATAGCGTAAGTACTCCACGAAAAACCAATTGATTTTCGTCATAATAATAGTATATTGGTTTAGGTCTTATTTTGGGACGAATTCTTAAAATCTGATTCCCATCTATATCTGATAAAAAACGTTGGAAAAGAATAAAAGTGGAGCGCCGATAATAATAGAGTTCGCCTTTTTATCATATCCTAAAACATTTCGATTTAAAGGAAACATACACTTAAAGAAATACCCTCTTGATTTGGAATCCATGCAATTTTGCCGAGAAAGTTCCCTTTAACCGCCATTTCGTTTAATGATCTTTTTTACAACCCAAATCCAATAATAACATAAATATCCACCCTTACTTCTCTCCAAAAATGAAAAAAGCCGCCTATCATTATTTCTTCTTTCATCCATGCCCATCTGTAGTCGTAGAGAAAATCCAACCAAAAACATAGAATACTTTTTACTAAATAGAAATAGAATGATAGTGCGTGTTCAAGAGGGAGATTATTTCTTTCCTAGACAACGAGTAAGGAGACTATAGCTCTTTGAAACCTGAATTAATCAAACTTATTTGAACAGCTTTAAATTTGAATAAAGGAGGATTTTGATTGGTTATTTATAAAAAGCCAGATGTAGAGCAATTTTTACGTGCGTATACAATTCAAGATTTTGTCCTAAACAATGATGAAAGTCAGCTCGTTTTCAGTACAAATATTAGTGGGAAATTTAATTTATGGGGAATGGATTTACCGAATCAATTTCCATATCCTCTTACATTCAACGATCAAAATTGTAAAGGACTCTGCTATGACAAAGACGGTAATTTCATTATTGCTGCATTTGATCATAATGGAGATGAAAATTCACAACTATACATGATCACACCAGATGGAGGACAACTGAATCCAGTTAGAACCTCAGAAGGACATCAGTATTCACTTCCAATTTTATCTGATGATGGTAATCGATTATACTACACGTCAAATAAGGATGACTCTACCTATCTTAAAAGCTATTGCTATCACATTGATACCGGAGATGAAGAGACAGTCATTTCTGGAGACGCTGCCGCTACATATTTAGTGGATGTTAGCCCAAATGAAAAAAGTTTTGTGTTTCTCAAGTTTTACTCTACTACGCATATTCCAGCCTACGTAAAATTAGATGAGGAAGTGATTCCTCTTACACCAGAATCAAGTGAACAACACTCAGTAACAGATGTTATCTATACCTCAGAATCAGACATTTATTTCATTACAAATTGTGATGAAGACTTTTCTTATATTGCAAAATTTAACATAGAAGAAAAAGAGTTTAGTAAAGTCGTTTCACTTGAAGGTCAGGACTTTAAAACAATTAAGTACGATAAGAAACAGCACCTTTTATATTTGGTCAGTGAGAGCGGTGTGGAAGACCAATTATATTCTTATGACATCGACACAGCCAAATTAACAGAACTTGAAAGTCCTGTTGGAATTATCAACAAAGTAGAAGTGACTAGACAAGGTAATGTCTATTTAGTTGGTACATCCGCTACAAACCCTTCAAATATTTACAGAAAAAAAGTAAATGAACAATGTTGGGACAAGCTTACGAATAACCGTATTTTAGGCATGAATGAAGAACAGCTTGTTAATCCGGAAGTAATCTCCTATCCATCATTTGATGGATTGGAAATTGAAGCGCTATACTATAAAGCAAACTCGTCAACTAGTAACGGTCACGTCATTTTATGGCCACATGGAGGACCTCAGTATGCTGAACGAAAAACCTTTATTGGCGTGTTTCAGTATCTCTTAAGTGAAGGTTATAGTATTTTCACCCCTAACTTCCGTGGCTCTACCGGATACGGCTCGGCATTCACAAAAATGGTTGAAGGAGATTGGGGACAAGGCCCAAGGCTTGATAATATTGAAGGTCTAGAATTTCTATTTAGAAATGGACTCGCTGATCGTGAAAAAGTTTTTGTTATGGGTGGAAGTTTCGGTGGTTATATGGCCTTATTACTTCACGGTAGGCATCCAGAATATTTTAAAGCAATTGTCGATATTTGTGGACCAAGTGATCTTCTTTCATTCATTGAAACAGTGCCAGACCATTGGAAACCAATGGTGACACAGATTGTTGGGGATCCAAATAAAGATAAAGATAAGCTTATTGAGTACTCGCCGATTACTTATTTAGAAAATATGTCTAAGCCTATGCTCGTCATTCAAGGAGCAAATGATCCGCGAGTGGTTAAAGAAGAATCTGATCAAATTGTCGCTGTATTAACTGAAAAAGGTCGAGATATTGAATATATGGTGCTAGAGGATGAAGGCCACGGGTTAACTAAAAAAGAAAATGAGTTAAAAGTTTATCGGGCAATAAACGAATTTTTCACTAAACATTTGTAGCCAAATAGATTCATATTACATGTAAAGTTACAAATGACAACACACGACAAGTATCACCGTGTGTTGTCATTTTCTTATTATGGTAGATATTATTAAGCTTTTACTTCAACTTTCCCCCTTCTATTCTTTTTTCAATACATTTAAGAGAATGGCAGTAATTAAGAATGTCTGAATGACACCTATTTAGATTGCATCGTTCCTCATGTTATAACACTATTAACTATCTCAAACACCCTTCCTATCATATGAACAGATGTTTCAAGCTGTGCTGTTAAAGCAATACCTCTTCCACTTAATAGATAAAAGCCCGGGGATTTTTTGTCCTCCGAGCTTCATCCGTTCATTTATTTTGAAAATCAGGCTAGTAAAGTCGTTATAACTACGACAGTTTTATATTGTACTCCAAAACAGAGCCCATTAAGCTAATGACTACTTGGTTACACTACTCATTTATGATTTTCAATCCTCTATCAATCAATTCATTCGTTTCATGATTTATACTTTTTAATTGCTCTAATTGGCTTAATAGTTCTCCTTGCTTATCTGGTAAAATATCATTTTTAAGCAATAGCTCCAAAATTTCAATTCTTAATAGCCAGTCAATCGGTGCCTCAGTTGTCAGCTCGTCTATAATCATAGGGAGTGAACTTTCAAGGTCAACTAGATTATTTGTTGACTCTCTTAGCACACGAACGTTTCCATATAATTCTTCTAAACGAGTTGGGTTTTGTTGTTCGATTTCCACGTTAACAGCTTGTTCGATATGGTCGTAAAATGCTTCAGAATCGGCTGCACCTGCAAATACAGATACAATCTTTTCACCCACTGCCATATCATAAGAACCCCAACTTGGATCAAATAACGTTTCTCCATTAAAAGTGACGGCACAATCCTTAAAGGAAATGACTTGGATTTTGCCTGCATTGCGAATCACTTCTGTCGGAACTCCAGTAACGACAACTCCACTTTCAAACGATAGCTCTGAAGGAACCCCTATCACGATACCCGCTTCTACTAATTCTTGATTTGTCCACTCTTCTAAAGGCTTTTCAGTATCTTTTAATAATCCGATTGGTGAACCAAAACCATCAGCATGCGTTTCTTTACCATGACCATTGATTTCTTTATTTCCACTATTTAAAGTTGTTTCTCCAACAGTATTCATATAAATCGCTTCACCGTTAGTATCTTTAATAATTTTAGATAGTGTGCCTGTCACTTGAAGGCCAGAACTGTATTCTATCGTAGCGGTATGAGCAGAGTTAATCGCTTTTTCAAGGCTCTCCGTTCCCCCACGCTTCCACGCCATCGTTTCTGAAAATTGTTCTACGGCTTCAATAAGTTGCTCGAATCGCTCACAGACGAACAGCTGTGGTTGAGGTTTCGTAATATCAAAGCCAGTTTGAATGACTTGTTGTAAATCAAAAGGAATTTTCTCAACGGCATCCGTGATACTATTTTTCCCTTCAGCTACAGAAGAAAGAAGTCCCGCTCCATAAATTTTGGGATCATTTACCGTTCCAATGAGTCCATATTCTACTGTCCACCAGTATAGACGAGAAATTTGTTCTGCCTCTGATAATATGGTTACTTTCTTCTGTTTTTCTTCCATATCCTTTTTCGCTAGATTAATCTCCGCCTCAGTTGCTGTACCACTTTCTAAAAGGTTGGAATAATGACGAGTCGCTTCAAAAACATCGTGTTCTTCCTTCGTTGCAATTGCTTTTGAGCCTATATGGCCAAATAGTTTAACGTATTCAGAAAACTTATCATCACAAAGAATAGGAGCATGGCCTGCAGCTTCGTGAATAATATCTGGAGCTGGAGTGTATTGAATGTTTTCTAGCTTTCGAATATCAGATGCAATGGGTAACAGACCGTGTGCCTGAAAATCAAAGAAAATAACACCAGGGATAAATCCATCAATATTGACCGCTCCCCACTCGAATGGCGATAAAGATTCGTTCATTTCTTCAACATTAGGTATTTTCTCGATGGAAATACCAGATGCGGCCAAACCATCACTGTAAGCTGGATGTGCTGTGTTGTTTAAGAAATGCTTATTTTGTCTCATAACATATCGCCACACTGCCTGATCAATACTCGTATAACGATCATATTGTTGATCTATCACATATTTTTGTAAATGGTTTGGGATTCTTTTTTTGGTTGTTTCCATTATTAATTACCTCCAGTATTTTATTAATATTTAGCAAACAGGTTGGTATTAGGGAAGAAAGCAATCTGGATTTTCTCCACTCTTCCATAACGAAACTTGCGCCTAGAAGAATCCTGCTTCTTAAATATACGTAAAAAAGCCTCTTTGTCCCCTAATACAAGGGACGAAGAAGCTCTCCGCGTTACCACCCTACTTAACAAACCAAGTTGATTTGTTCACTCATTCAGTCAAGTCCTAACATGATAACCGTAATTCACTAAAGTTTCGCCTGAACTTTCACCAGCCGTTCAGTCTCTATTTTCTGCTAAAACTCTCGTTACTGCTTGTTATCGGACTTCTTTTATATTTAGCTTTTTATCTTAGACGCATAAACGCTTTTAAGTAATAAAGTATATAAATATATTATAACTCTTTAATAAATTTGTCAATAATAAGTAAATAGATTAGTTTTTTAAACTTTTCTCTAAAATGCTGTACTATTAAAGGGTTCCATCACGTATAGTAAATACCAATTTTTATCTATTCCTAATACTTTTTGCATATGGTACCCTGTTAACGTCACTTTCTTTATTTGTAAAGAATAGCTCTTATTGCACATTACATCTCGTCAGTAAAATGTTACATTAATTTCGCTGCATATATTAATAGTTATCAACAAGAGTTTTAATAGCTAGAAGAATCAAATAGATTACGAGAAGCAAGAATAAAAATAAGGAGGTTGTAGATTTACTATGAAAATGAACAAAAAATTCATGATTACGATTACTACCGCTTTTTTATTAACATTGGCACCGTGGGGAATGAAGGCAAATGGAGAATCTAGTACTCACAATAAAACGATTAGTAAAAGTGACACATTGATGATCACACTTAATGAACATGTAAGTGCTAAAGTTCTTTTCCACCAATTCATAAAAGACCTTGATGAAAAATTTGGTATAACCATTCATTTTAATGACTTGTCACTAAATGTTGAAGAATCACCAGTACCCTTTCCATTTTCCAATAAAATTTTCGTAATGGGCAAAACACCAACTCAAACTACAGAGAAACCGGTTGAAGCAGAGCCTACTCAAACTGCTCAGAAACTAGCTGAAGAAGAGCCTACCCAAACTGCTCAGAAACCGGCTGAAACAGAGCCTACTCAAGTTGCTCAGAAACCAGCTAAAGCAGAGCCTACTCAAGTTGCTCAGAAACCGGCTGAAGTAGAGCCTACTCAAGTTGCTCAGAAGCCAGCTGAAGAAGAGCCTGCTCAAACTGCTCAGGAGCCAGCTGAAGCAGAGCCTGCTCAAACTGCTCAGGAGCCAGCTGAAGCAGAGCCTGCTCAAACTACACAAAAGAAAGCTGAAACTGATCCTCCACAAACGACTAGTACAGTTAGTGCGTTTGAAAGGCAGGTCGTAGACTTAACAAATGCAGAGCGTGCTAAACAAGGATTGGCTCCATTAACGTTAGATACGAAATTAAGCAGTGTTGCCAAAGAAAAATCAAATGATATGCAACAAAATGGTTATTTCGATCATAATAGTCCTAAATACGGTTCTCCATTTGAAATGATGAAGAGCTTTGGCATTACTTACTATGCTGCAGCTGAAAACATCGCAAAGGGGCAAAGTAGTCCTGAAGCTGTAGTAAATGCATGGATGAATTCTAGTGGTCACCGTGCAAACATATTGAACCCAAACTTGACACATATTGGTGTGGGTCACGTTGGAGGAAGTAACATATGGACTCAAATGTTCATCGGAAAATAATTGTTTGCTAAATTGAAAAAATGATAAATATACGTTGAAAAGAGTAAAGACTTTAACCCCATTAGCTAATATTTGCTAATGGGGTATTTTAATATATTTATTTTTTACCATCACCAAATTAAGTAATAAAATTCATCTTATTGTCCACGATCGGAGTAGATTTTGAAGGGAGTCCCTATTAAAAGGTAGTGGGACTTTTTTCATTTCGCTATTAGAAGCTTTCCAGTACTCCCCCCTCTCTCCCTACCTGATTTAAGCGATTCATACGTTCAAGAACCGTCTTATAAAAGGAGCGTTCGTGTGGAACGAAGTGATGCATTTGCACTACTTTATTAAAATTTTGTTGCTCCCCACATTCATTTATTTCAAACCCTTCTATTTTCACTTCTGTTCTTTTCCCCTCAATTAATTCGCTAAATACTTGTATTGGAACCCGTCCAATCCCTGCCACTTCCTCTTTTTGTAATTTCCATTCGACGTTACCTTTTAATAGATACAAAAATACGTTGGCCAATTCATTGTCGATTAACTCATCATGGTGAACACTATAGCGGATTTGTCCTACTTCAATTAATTCTGAAAATGAAACCGCTAACCCAATCTCTTCTTCTATCTCGCGGACACCATCTTTAATGGTCTCATGTGCTAAAATATGCCCTGCTGCGGTAATGTCGAATAAATAAGGATAATCTTTTTTGGAACGACTACGTAGTTGAAAATATAGGTAATCAACCTCGTCTTCCCTTTTCATCACCCAGCAGTGAAACGTTTCATGCCAATATCCCTTTTTATGTACCTCTTCACGCGTTGCAATTCCGCACCGCTCATAGTTCTCGTTGAAAATTGTTAATTTTTCAGTCTCCACTTTCACGTTCCCCCAATTGTTCATTCATATTCCGCTACTAATTTTACCAAAAAAGGATGGAAAAATCTCCCCTTGCCATTCTCCTTTTCTTCTCTTAACTACACATGAAAAAATATAGCCTTAATGATGTAAATAAAGAATTACTCTAGGTGTGTACAACCTAGTTGCAAAGGTATATGTCGCTAATAGATCCCTTCTTTCCATTATCACTTTATCTTGGTACACAATTAGGACAACAATCATATGCTATAGAAATAGAATGGAAGGAGGGCTCGTATGGGTTCTGTTAACAAATCCTCTTGTGGTTTATGTTGTATTGCAGCTGCGCTTGCCATTTTATCTTATGTTGGTCTTGGTTTAGGGTTTGGTATTGGGCTAGGATCTGCTGCGGAAGCTATTGGGCGGAATCCAAGTGCTGTAGTGCAAGTACTGATTGCGTTAATCCTTGGTATTTTAGTTTTTCTCGTTTTTGCTATATTGGCTTTCATTATTGCATTTAAATTAGTTAAGATTGCAAAAGATTCTTGTTCAAAAGATTGTTAACCAAAGTGATTTTCAACAGCCTATTTCATATATTCTTGTAACCAAGCTGACTAATCGATTTCTTCGTATATGTCAAAACGGTGTTAAGGTTGGGTTAAAGGGATCATTTTATCAATTTTACGGAAAAGCTATTTTGGTGTTATTTAGATAAATAACATAAACATTCACTCCACAAAAAAGATCGACTATGACTTGCTATACAGCCATTCCATTTATCAAGTATGTTCGTTGAAGTTTTTCTCTATAGAATCCTTGTCTCTTTATGTATTTTCTTACAACCCATTATTTCATGAAGTTTATAAAAAATATCCATTTAGCATATTTATGTTATTGAATACACATTTAGCTCTGATGCGGTGTTAAATTCCGTTTATAAAATAAAGAGAACTCTAAAGTGAAATAGCACCAATTCGCCTTTTTCCCAAACTTCCACAAACTGAATAAGTTGGATGTATAGATATGTACTCTCCGTTTAGAAAAATAGGTATAGAAGACTATTAGGTTTTATTCAAGCTCATCTACTATTCATATATAAAAGAAATTACCTTTCATTTAATCAGTAATGACCTTCTAATTGTCGACATTCCATAACTACATTACTTTAGCCATTTGGCCTATAAAGTTCACATTGTTAACATAGACATTCTGAGATTTGTTTAACATAGGAGATTTTCGTTTGT belongs to Bacillus spongiae and includes:
- a CDS encoding aromatic amino acid hydroxylase; the protein is METTKKRIPNHLQKYVIDQQYDRYTSIDQAVWRYVMRQNKHFLNNTAHPAYSDGLAASGISIEKIPNVEEMNESLSPFEWGAVNIDGFIPGVIFFDFQAHGLLPIASDIRKLENIQYTPAPDIIHEAAGHAPILCDDKFSEYVKLFGHIGSKAIATKEEHDVFEATRHYSNLLESGTATEAEINLAKKDMEEKQKKVTILSEAEQISRLYWWTVEYGLIGTVNDPKIYGAGLLSSVAEGKNSITDAVEKIPFDLQQVIQTGFDITKPQPQLFVCERFEQLIEAVEQFSETMAWKRGGTESLEKAINSAHTATIEYSSGLQVTGTLSKIIKDTNGEAIYMNTVGETTLNSGNKEINGHGKETHADGFGSPIGLLKDTEKPLEEWTNQELVEAGIVIGVPSELSFESGVVVTGVPTEVIRNAGKIQVISFKDCAVTFNGETLFDPSWGSYDMAVGEKIVSVFAGAADSEAFYDHIEQAVNVEIEQQNPTRLEELYGNVRVLRESTNNLVDLESSLPMIIDELTTEAPIDWLLRIEILELLLKNDILPDKQGELLSQLEQLKSINHETNELIDRGLKIINE
- a CDS encoding CAP domain-containing protein codes for the protein MKMNKKFMITITTAFLLTLAPWGMKANGESSTHNKTISKSDTLMITLNEHVSAKVLFHQFIKDLDEKFGITIHFNDLSLNVEESPVPFPFSNKIFVMGKTPTQTTEKPVEAEPTQTAQKLAEEEPTQTAQKPAETEPTQVAQKPAKAEPTQVAQKPAEVEPTQVAQKPAEEEPAQTAQEPAEAEPAQTAQEPAEAEPAQTTQKKAETDPPQTTSTVSAFERQVVDLTNAERAKQGLAPLTLDTKLSSVAKEKSNDMQQNGYFDHNSPKYGSPFEMMKSFGITYYAAAENIAKGQSSPEAVVNAWMNSSGHRANILNPNLTHIGVGHVGGSNIWTQMFIGK
- a CDS encoding S9 family peptidase, with the protein product MVIYKKPDVEQFLRAYTIQDFVLNNDESQLVFSTNISGKFNLWGMDLPNQFPYPLTFNDQNCKGLCYDKDGNFIIAAFDHNGDENSQLYMITPDGGQLNPVRTSEGHQYSLPILSDDGNRLYYTSNKDDSTYLKSYCYHIDTGDEETVISGDAAATYLVDVSPNEKSFVFLKFYSTTHIPAYVKLDEEVIPLTPESSEQHSVTDVIYTSESDIYFITNCDEDFSYIAKFNIEEKEFSKVVSLEGQDFKTIKYDKKQHLLYLVSESGVEDQLYSYDIDTAKLTELESPVGIINKVEVTRQGNVYLVGTSATNPSNIYRKKVNEQCWDKLTNNRILGMNEEQLVNPEVISYPSFDGLEIEALYYKANSSTSNGHVILWPHGGPQYAERKTFIGVFQYLLSEGYSIFTPNFRGSTGYGSAFTKMVEGDWGQGPRLDNIEGLEFLFRNGLADREKVFVMGGSFGGYMALLLHGRHPEYFKAIVDICGPSDLLSFIETVPDHWKPMVTQIVGDPNKDKDKLIEYSPITYLENMSKPMLVIQGANDPRVVKEESDQIVAVLTEKGRDIEYMVLEDEGHGLTKKENELKVYRAINEFFTKHL
- a CDS encoding NUDIX hydrolase gives rise to the protein METEKLTIFNENYERCGIATREEVHKKGYWHETFHCWVMKREDEVDYLYFQLRSRSKKDYPYLFDITAAGHILAHETIKDGVREIEEEIGLAVSFSELIEVGQIRYSVHHDELIDNELANVFLYLLKGNVEWKLQKEEVAGIGRVPIQVFSELIEGKRTEVKIEGFEINECGEQQNFNKVVQMHHFVPHERSFYKTVLERMNRLNQVGREGGVLESF